From one Chloroflexota bacterium genomic stretch:
- a CDS encoding response regulator transcription factor, whose translation MMPPSPELRGVLRTEPPAKAISRITVLIADDHPTFREGLKHLLESEDDLKVVGIASDGEQAVSLARELTPDVAVVDIAMPRLNGIEAIKRIKMASPGTAIVALSAYDYDSYVLPAIEAGALGYLLKTTGVSALVGTVRAVHGGQAVFDPTAHSRLVARLQRTTGKASLSGMRPQLRQREMEVLELAARGLTNRAIAGKLIISERTIQTHFRNILRRLQVSTRTEAVAKALREGLITVDDKT comes from the coding sequence ATGATGCCTCCATCACCTGAGCTAAGGGGTGTATTGAGGACCGAGCCACCGGCAAAGGCCATTAGTAGAATCACGGTTCTCATTGCTGACGATCATCCCACATTTCGAGAGGGTTTGAAGCATCTCCTCGAATCAGAAGATGATTTGAAGGTGGTGGGTATTGCATCTGATGGCGAGCAGGCCGTGAGCCTGGCTCGAGAACTCACGCCTGACGTCGCTGTAGTAGATATCGCCATGCCGCGGCTGAATGGCATTGAGGCAATAAAGCGAATCAAAATGGCAAGCCCTGGCACGGCGATTGTAGCGCTGAGCGCCTATGATTATGACTCGTATGTCCTGCCAGCCATTGAGGCAGGAGCTTTGGGTTATCTCCTGAAGACGACAGGCGTCTCTGCTCTAGTCGGTACTGTCAGAGCGGTGCATGGTGGCCAAGCAGTGTTTGATCCCACGGCACATAGCAGACTGGTAGCTCGACTTCAACGTACTACTGGAAAAGCTAGCTTAAGCGGGATGCGTCCGCAGCTTCGTCAACGCGAGATGGAGGTACTGGAGCTTGCCGCTCGCGGACTCACTAACAGGGCGATTGCTGGCAAACTGATCATCAGTGAGCGCACGATTCAGACCCATTTTCGCAATATTCTCAGGAGACTACAAGTCAGCACGCGCACCGAAGCTGTGGCCAAAGCTCTAAGGGAAGGCCTGATTACTGTTGATGATAAGACCTAG